DNA sequence from the Prolixibacter sp. SD074 genome:
TAGTCAAGCAAAATCCATTGAGCATTTTGATATCCATCTTTATGCCAAACCCTGGTATTTTCAATTTCCTCGACGGTTTCTTCAACTGAATGGGCAATCGAATCGGTGTGGGTATTGGAATTTCCGTGACAAATAATGAAATTGTCACACTCTGTGTTTCCCAATTTCTTCAGATCAATATTTATGATATCGAGGCCTTTCTTGCGGCGTATCCCTTCAACAATTGCCTCGATAAGATGTTCGGAATCGCTGTCCCGGGCCTTATTCACCATGTATTGAATTTAAAATTACAAAGATAATTTTTTTAACCAGATCGCTGTAAAATTGCGATCTTGTTAAGTTATTGAAAAATTCGTTGCCATCTTTACATCCAAAATGTAATTACAACATGCGCACAATCATTGGCAATCAGATCGAACATCTGAGCCGGACAGACTCAACCAATAACCATGCCAGCAGGCAACTCATGACAAAACGTCTGCCGGAAGGAATTGTTTACTCAACTTCGGCCCAGGAAAAAGGTAGAGGACAAGTAAATCAACATTGGGAGAGTGAGCCAGGGAAAAATATAACCGTGAGTGTTGTCCTTTATCCGGAATTTGTCCCTATTCTCAGTCAGTTCTTAATATCGAAAGCGGTTGCTCTGGCAGTCTATGATTTTGTGAGTGTTTATGTGCCAGATGTGCACATCAAATGGCCCAACGATATATATGTGGGTAAAAAGAAAATTGCCGGAACGCTGATAGAGAATTCCCTGCGCGAAGGAATTATATCGTCGAGCATTGTAGGCATTGGGCTGAATATTAATCAAAGGTTATTTGTGAGTGATGCGCCGAATCCGGTTTCATTGGCATTACTAACAAATAAAGGATTTAACCTGGATGATTGCCTGGAGGAACTTTGCGATCGATTGGATGACTGGTATATGCAGTTAAAAGCCGGTGAAGTTCAGAAAATCGATGAAACTTACGAGCGAAGATTATTCCGGATGAACGAATGGGCATCGT
Encoded proteins:
- a CDS encoding biotin--[acetyl-CoA-carboxylase] ligase, giving the protein MRTIIGNQIEHLSRTDSTNNHASRQLMTKRLPEGIVYSTSAQEKGRGQVNQHWESEPGKNITVSVVLYPEFVPILSQFLISKAVALAVYDFVSVYVPDVHIKWPNDIYVGKKKIAGTLIENSLREGIISSSIVGIGLNINQRLFVSDAPNPVSLALLTNKGFNLDDCLEELCDRLDDWYMQLKAGEVQKIDETYERRLFRMNEWASYGAGEESFEGRITGVDEIGRLVIEKRDGTKQQFHLKEVEFII
- the rsfS gene encoding ribosome silencing factor, translating into MVNKARDSDSEHLIEAIVEGIRRKKGLDIINIDLKKLGNTECDNFIICHGNSNTHTDSIAHSVEETVEEIENTRVWHKDGYQNAQWILLDYGDVMVHVFQEQYRRFYDLEELWADALIIQIESES